One part of the Pannonibacter sp. XCT-53 genome encodes these proteins:
- a CDS encoding homospermidine synthase, with the protein MPLPTGRATRAGTAAARGAHPVHGTITGPVVLIGFGSIGKGVLPLIERHLQFDRSRLTVIDPQDKDRHLVDQRGYRYLQMPLTPGNYRETLTRLLSEGGGQGFCINLSVDTSSLDLMKLCRELGALYIDTVTEPWAGFYFDPEARTAERTNHVLREAVLKERKRAPGGPTAVSCCGANPGMVSWLLKQALVDIARDTGHPVDAPTTRKGWARLMRDLGVKGVHVAERDTQRAATPKPANVFRNTWSVEGFLSEGFQPAELGWGTHETWKPRTARRHKSGSRAAIYLEQPGAATRVRTWCPGSGPQFGFLVTHNEAISIADYYTVKEKGKVVYRPTSHYAYHPSDDAVLSLHELFGAGGRIQDRLEIVDERDIVEGRDELGVLVYGHARNAYWYGSRLSIDEARRLAPHQNATGLQVSSAVLAGMVWALENPQQGIVEADEMDFRRCLEIQTPYLGPVEGHYTDWTPLTGRPGLFKERLDTRDPWQFRNILVRD; encoded by the coding sequence ATGCCCCTGCCCACGGGGCGGGCCACCCGCGCCGGCACGGCTGCGGCACGTGGGGCCCATCCGGTGCATGGCACGATCACCGGACCGGTCGTGCTGATCGGCTTCGGCTCCATCGGCAAGGGCGTCCTGCCGCTGATCGAACGCCACCTCCAGTTCGACCGGTCCCGGCTGACAGTCATCGACCCGCAGGACAAGGACCGTCATCTGGTCGACCAGCGCGGGTACCGGTACCTGCAGATGCCGCTCACCCCCGGCAACTACCGCGAGACACTGACGCGGCTGCTGAGCGAGGGCGGCGGCCAGGGCTTCTGCATCAACCTGTCCGTCGACACCTCGTCGCTCGACCTGATGAAGCTGTGTCGTGAACTCGGCGCCCTCTACATCGACACGGTGACCGAGCCCTGGGCCGGATTCTACTTCGATCCGGAGGCCCGCACGGCCGAGCGCACCAATCATGTCCTGCGCGAGGCCGTGCTGAAGGAGCGCAAGCGTGCGCCCGGCGGCCCGACTGCCGTGTCCTGCTGCGGCGCCAACCCCGGCATGGTGTCCTGGCTGCTCAAGCAGGCGCTTGTCGACATCGCCCGCGATACGGGCCACCCCGTTGACGCCCCCACGACGCGCAAGGGCTGGGCGCGGCTGATGCGCGATCTCGGCGTGAAGGGCGTGCATGTGGCCGAGCGCGACACGCAGCGCGCCGCCACGCCGAAGCCGGCCAACGTGTTCCGCAACACCTGGTCCGTCGAGGGCTTTCTCTCGGAAGGCTTCCAGCCGGCCGAGCTTGGCTGGGGCACGCACGAGACCTGGAAGCCCAGGACGGCGCGCCGGCACAAGTCCGGCAGCCGTGCGGCGATCTATCTGGAGCAGCCGGGCGCAGCGACGCGGGTGCGCACCTGGTGCCCCGGCTCCGGCCCGCAGTTCGGCTTTCTCGTCACCCACAACGAGGCCATTTCCATCGCCGACTACTACACGGTGAAGGAGAAGGGCAAGGTGGTGTACCGGCCGACCAGCCACTATGCCTATCATCCCTCCGACGACGCGGTTCTGTCGCTGCATGAGCTGTTCGGCGCGGGCGGACGGATTCAGGACCGGCTCGAGATCGTCGACGAGCGCGACATCGTCGAGGGGCGGGACGAGCTTGGCGTGCTGGTCTACGGACACGCGCGCAACGCCTACTGGTACGGCTCGCGTCTGTCCATCGACGAGGCCCGGCGCCTGGCACCGCACCAGAATGCGACAGGCCTGCAGGTGTCCTCTGCGGTTCTGGCCGGCATGGTCTGGGCGCTGGAAAATCCGCAGCAGGGCATCGTCGAGGCCGACGAGATGGATTTCCGGCGCTGCCTCGAGATCCAGACCCCGTATCTGGGCCCGGTCGAGGGCCACTACACCGACTGGACACCGCTCACCGGGCGGCCCGGCCTGTTCAAGGAGCGCCTCGACACACGCGACCCCTGGCAGTTCCGCAACATCCTGGTGCGCGACTGA
- a CDS encoding GNAT family N-acetyltransferase, which translates to MIEIVDEAPAHVGARELLLDRAFGPDRYRKTSERLREGRLPAFAFSALEEDGTLVGTLRLWNVDMAGAQSVLLLGPLAVEASCRSGGIGARLMRQALNRAAVAGHSAILLVGDAPYYERFGFSASLTLGLELPGPVERARFLGLELQPHALAAASGMVVPAGCVDPVFDQVFPVSGSLGLAKRAA; encoded by the coding sequence ATGATCGAGATCGTGGACGAGGCGCCGGCCCATGTCGGCGCCCGAGAGCTGCTGCTCGACCGGGCCTTTGGTCCGGACCGTTACCGCAAGACCTCCGAGCGCCTGCGCGAGGGGCGTCTGCCGGCCTTTGCCTTCTCCGCGCTGGAGGAGGACGGCACGCTCGTCGGCACGCTGCGGCTGTGGAACGTCGACATGGCGGGCGCCCAGTCCGTCCTGCTGCTGGGTCCGCTGGCCGTCGAGGCCAGCTGCCGAAGCGGCGGCATCGGCGCGCGCCTCATGCGCCAGGCGCTCAACCGGGCGGCTGTCGCCGGCCATTCGGCGATCCTCCTGGTCGGGGACGCTCCCTACTATGAGCGCTTCGGCTTTTCGGCCAGTCTGACCCTCGGCCTCGAGCTGCCGGGTCCGGTCGAGCGGGCCCGGTTCCTGGGCCTCGAGCTGCAGCCGCATGCCCTTGCCGCCGCCAGCGGCATGGTCGTGCCGGCTGGATGTGTCGATCCGGTGTTCGACCAGGTCTTTCCTGTGTCCGGATCTCTGGGACTTGCCAAGCGCGCGGCCTGA
- a CDS encoding type III PLP-dependent enzyme, which produces MTDRIREFLRRRTEDGPCVVVDLDVVRDNYEAFARALPDTSVFYAVKANPAPEILSALTELGSSFDCASVGEIEMVLAAGASADRISYGNTIKKERDIARAFELGVRLYAVDCEAEVEKIARAAPGVKVFCRILCDGAGAEWPLSRKFGCAPEMAPDVLEAAHRAGLEAFGVSFHVGSQQANLAAWDGALATAAGVFQECATRGISLKMVNMGGGFPARYLKDVPGVPAYGQAIFQALTDHFGNDLPQTIIEPGRGMVGDAGLIEAEVVLISKKSADDTVRWVYLDIGKFHGLAETMDEAIRYPIRTPRDGDATAPCVLAGPTCDSVDVLYEKTPYELPVSLSIGDKVLIESCGAYTTTYSTVGFNGFKALASYVI; this is translated from the coding sequence ATGACCGACCGTATCCGCGAATTCCTGCGCCGCCGCACCGAAGACGGTCCCTGCGTCGTCGTCGACCTCGACGTCGTGCGCGACAATTACGAAGCCTTTGCCCGCGCCCTGCCGGACACCTCCGTGTTCTACGCCGTGAAGGCCAACCCGGCGCCGGAGATCCTGAGCGCCCTGACCGAGCTGGGCTCGTCCTTCGACTGCGCCTCCGTCGGCGAGATCGAGATGGTTCTGGCCGCCGGTGCCTCTGCCGACCGCATCTCCTATGGCAACACCATCAAGAAGGAGCGTGACATTGCCCGCGCCTTCGAGCTGGGCGTGCGCCTCTATGCCGTCGACTGCGAGGCCGAGGTCGAGAAGATCGCCCGCGCCGCACCCGGTGTGAAGGTGTTCTGCCGCATCCTCTGCGATGGCGCCGGCGCCGAGTGGCCGCTGTCGCGCAAGTTCGGCTGCGCCCCGGAAATGGCCCCGGACGTGCTGGAAGCCGCGCACCGCGCCGGCCTCGAGGCCTTCGGCGTGTCCTTCCACGTCGGCTCGCAGCAGGCGAACCTCGCCGCCTGGGATGGGGCCCTGGCCACCGCCGCCGGCGTGTTCCAGGAATGCGCCACCCGTGGCATCAGCCTGAAGATGGTCAACATGGGCGGCGGCTTCCCGGCCCGCTACCTGAAGGACGTCCCGGGCGTGCCGGCCTATGGTCAGGCGATCTTCCAGGCGCTCACCGATCACTTCGGCAATGACCTGCCGCAGACCATCATCGAGCCGGGCCGCGGCATGGTCGGCGATGCCGGCCTGATCGAGGCGGAAGTGGTGCTGATCTCGAAGAAGTCGGCCGACGACACCGTGCGCTGGGTCTATCTGGACATCGGCAAGTTCCACGGCCTGGCCGAGACCATGGACGAGGCGATCCGCTACCCGATCCGCACCCCGCGGGACGGCGACGCGACCGCGCCCTGCGTCCTGGCCGGCCCGACCTGCGACAGCGTCGACGTGCTCTATGAAAAGACCCCGTACGAGCTGCCCGTGTCCCTGTCCATCGGCGACAAGGTCCTGATCGAGAGCTGCGGAGCCTACACGACGACCTATTCGACGGTCGGCTTCAACGGCTTCAAGGCCCTCGCCTCCTACGTGATCTGA